The Nothobranchius furzeri strain GRZ-AD chromosome 6, NfurGRZ-RIMD1, whole genome shotgun sequence genome includes a region encoding these proteins:
- the tmem267 gene encoding transmembrane protein 267, with product MQGFYSKLDSSSSSSPLLGMGVGGEGARVPLSLAVEAEKAQALLQTFSSASLLASAGLGMFCVVADHVLQLSAVQHHLWLRAALDNATHGLVGLWSWAVVIGLRKRSDLYEVLLAGLLASLIDLDHFYMAGSLSLKAAVSLPQRPPLHCSSLIPVICLTLRFLMWMGRLKDAWCSLPWMLFISMTTHHIRDAVRHGLWLCPFGNTAPIPYWLYVSTTTTLPHLCSVLMYLTGTRDVISTKHGVAIDV from the exons ATGCAAGGATTCTACTCCAAACTGGACTCCTCCTCATCCTCGTCGCCCCTGTTGGGGATGGGCGTTGGGGGGGAAGGCGCCCGTGTTCCTCTCAGCCTGGCCGTGGAGGCTGAGAAAGCTCAGGCCCTCCTGCAGACGTTCAGCTCAGCCTCCTTGTTGGCGTCGGCGGGACTCGGGATGTTCTGTGTGGTGGCGGACCACGTCCTCCAGCTGTCCGCCGTCCAGCACCACCTGTGGCTGCGTGCCGCTTTAGACAATGCTACGCATGGGTTGGTGGGGCTGTGGTCGTGGGCGGTTGTGATTGGACTGAGGAAAAGGAGTGATTTATATGAAGTGCTGCTGGCTGGACTTCTGGCATCACTCATAGACCTTGACCACTTCTACATGGCTGGATCACTCTCACTTAAG GCTGCTGTCTCACTGCCTCAGCGTCCCCCCCTCCACTGTTCCTCTCTTATCCCCGTCATCTGCCTCACCCTTCGCTTCCTTATGTGGATGGGCCGCCTCAAAGACGCCTGGTGCTCCTTGCCGTGGATGCTTTTCATTTCCATGACAACGCATCACATCCGGGACGCCGTGCGCCACGGCTTGTGGCTATGCCCATTTGGCAACACAGCGCCCATTCCCTACTGGCTGTATGTGAGCACCACGACCACGCTTCCTCATCTGTGCTCGGTGCTCATGTACTTGACAGGAACCAGGGATGTCATCTCCACTAAACACGGAGTAGCGATCGATGTTTAG